From Triticum aestivum cultivar Chinese Spring chromosome 4A, IWGSC CS RefSeq v2.1, whole genome shotgun sequence, a single genomic window includes:
- the LOC123085514 gene encoding uncharacterized protein, translated as MLASGFHEIEDIVDDFFPGHSQAAIQAIKADHEGRRAEGAEITADAPRTLDEHILSIEARLRPTHRMLRWLQHVGAQAIAALWSDMQAPRTPGQTTDWLEVAAGRLEAWTGSSAQAGARRALEFVKAWYPGLDLDQLATLRSEAQPELAATEDALVKRAVAIAEYTDTSIFIPERSEDGEEVPPEWFGMNPDYGEDSAEVIGSSVEEEGEAEDGGDTEAPEDGADGQPQLDRASSNEPCATKPTAARGNQAKTAQPAAPTPGAAASFDPPNPSAAS; from the exons atgctggcctccggcttccatgagattgaagacattgttgatg acttctttcccGGGCATTCGCAGGCTGCCATCCAAGCCATCAAGGCAGATcatgaaggtcggagggcggaaggCGCAGAGATCACCGCCGACGCTCCCCGAACCCTTGATGAgcatatcctgagcatcgaggctcgccttcggccgactcaccggatgctgcgctggCTTCAacatgtcggcgcccaggcgattgccgccctgtggtcGGACATGCAGGCTCCACGCACCCCCGGTcagactaccgactggctggaggtcgcggctggtcgtcttgaggcctggacgggttcctcggcccaagctggagcgcgccgggccttggagttcgtcaaggcgtggtatccggggctggacttAGACCAGCTGGCCACACtccggtcggaggcccagccggagctggcagccacggaagacgccctcgtcaagcgtgctgtggcgatcgccgagtacaccgacaccagcatcttcatccctgagcggtctgaagacggcgaggaggtaccgccggagtggtttgggatgaacccagactacggcgaggactcggcggaggtgatcggctccagtgtcgaggaggaaggcgaggcggaggacggaggcgatacggaagcaccagaagacggagcagacggccagcctcagctcgaccgcgcctccagcaacgagccgtgtGCGACCAAGCCGACTGCCGCCAGAGGCAATCAAGCcaagactgcccagccggccgccccaacgccTGGCGCTGCCGCCTCTttcgaccctccgaatccgtctgctgcttcctaa